GCGCCCCGTGTTCGTCAAGAGTCGTCGTCGGGGCAGGGCTCGCCCTGCCCAAGGGTGCCAACCCCGTGGGCGCAGCAAGTGGGCGCAGCAAGCGGCGCCCCTACGGTTTCAATTCGTCCCAGGCCTGGAGCGCCCGGCGCAGGTGGGGGATCGCGATCGATCCGCCGATCACGAGCCCTATCGCGAGCGCCTCGTCGAGCTCCTCGTCGGTCACGCCCGTCTCCTTGCACCCGATCGCGTGGTACTTCACGCAGTCGTCGCACCTGAGCACGAGCGACGCCACGAGCCCGAGCAGCTCCTTGGTCTTCCGCGGCAGCGCGCCGTCCTTGTACACGCGGGCGTCGAGCCCGTAGAAGCGCTTGATCGAGAGGCCGGCGTACTTCATGACGACCTCGTTCAGCGCCTCGCGCTCGGCCGCGAACTCCTCAACCGATTTCATGCCTCACCCTGCCCTCCCGTCCGCCCCGCGCAGGCGGGCGAACATCTCGACGTCGCAGAAGCGCCCGCGGATCGACACGCGCTCCGCGAGCCGCGCCTCGAAGGCCATGCCGAGCTTCCGGAGCACGCGCTCCGAGGCGGCGTTGCCGACCGCGCACTGCGCCTCGATCCTGTTGATCTCGAGCGACTCGAAGCCCCACCGCATCACCGCCTCCGCGGCCTCCGTCGCGTAGCCGCGGCCCCAGAACCTGCGGCCGATCGTGTAGCCGAGCTCGGCCCGCGCGTGATCGCGATCGACGCGGGTGAAGCCGCA
The window above is part of the Pseudomonadota bacterium genome. Proteins encoded here:
- a CDS encoding carboxymuconolactone decarboxylase family protein; the protein is MKSVEEFAAEREALNEVVMKYAGLSIKRFYGLDARVYKDGALPRKTKELLGLVASLVLRCDDCVKYHAIGCKETGVTDEELDEALAIGLVIGGSIAIPHLRRALQAWDELKP
- a CDS encoding GNAT family N-acetyltransferase; this encodes MELFEDPPPTLATRRLFLRKLEVEDADAMYAYLCDPRLTEFVSWEPHVSIEQTVLYLMTVESAYRDPGLLEWGVTTRRGGRLIGTCGFTRVDRDHARAELGYTIGRRFWGRGYATEAAEAVMRWGFESLEINRIEAQCAVGNAASERVLRKLGMAFEARLAERVSIRGRFCDVEMFARLRGADGRAG